TTGTGATTGTTCTCAGCTTTATTATCTTCATTTCTTGATATTATGCACAAGTGTCATTTGTTTAATTCATGATTGTCATGGATTTCAACACATTTCTGTGGTATATCTTCCAAAATCAATACCTATCAGCTTTTGTAGCTAATTTCCCTAGGATTTTTCTAAGGTGATTCTTGAGTACGGCCTTCTAATCAACATAAGAAATCAGTGCCACCAAAGACTAGAAGACAAGACAGCCAATGATTACTTGTTCGATAGAAAAGGTGCGGTCACTGTGAGCATTTCTTAGTTAAGTAAGCCAGTCAAGAACAAACAAATGGACTTATGAAACAGAATTATCAGCTAATAAACTATAGAAATTTCCACTAAAACtggaaaagaaaaatgcaaagggAAGATAACCTTTTCTCAGAGTCAGTGCCACCACAGCATCATTTTCAACCTGAAAAGTGTTCAAAagcattaaaaaaaataacaaaacctCCATAAGCTTAGATTAAATAAAGAAGTATGGAATTATTTGCTTGAGAAAAATATTTCATGGACTTCTTTCTTGCTATCAGTATATACTCATATGACTCTCCATCACATTCCAGATGTCATATTTTGATccagtatatgtattaaagtaaGAATTTTTCTTAACCTAAAATAGATGCAGGTTGAGGCTATTCCTCAAACGTACATAGTTGTTCTCTATTCCATCAACAGGTTGATCCCTTAAAAGGGCTCCCATATCTCGTTTTCAGTTAATATGATAATTAAAAAGAGTATTGAAGAAGTCTAAAGGGAAAAAATTCCTTTTCAAGAATGTGGACACCAGTTTTAGAACAACCTAAAAGGGAAAGTTGGACAGATCATTGGTAATAGGAGACAGAATATGTATCTGTATGTCTACAATCAATAAAGATAGACTGAAAATCTGCTGATTATCCAAAGTACTACTCCAGATGATATAATATTTTCTAGTGTTACCAATAGATCATACGATATGTTGAAAAAGGATGATGATAAAGATGGACAATTTACCTTCTGATCAGCTAGGGACTTCGAGTCTTCCAATACGTCTCCAGCAGGCATCAAGATTAATCGCTGATCATTAACTGGTTGATCTATGAGGTTATACAATTTCTCCTTTATTTGTAGAATTGTCTCGGTTGGGTCACATTGAATAAAGTAGGTGGTCCTATTACGCTTGACACGGATATACATTGCCTGCATAGACAGAAAGAAATTAAAGAACCAAATTAAAACCAGTATATTCCCACAAGTGGGTTTGGGGAGGCTAGtgtatatgcagaccttacccctacctagtgaaggtagagaagttgtttccaatagaccctcggctcagaaaagcatggaggagaagaagaagaagaagaggaggaggaggaaaaggcagaggaggaggaggaaggagatgaagaagaagaaaaagaggggggggggggggggatcaaAATAAGTAGCACCAAAATAGTAACAACAGGAGAATACGATaattaaaacaaactaaacaacaTGATGTAATATAAATCTGAGAAATAGGAAAGTACATGCGTGCTACTAGTACTACTGGTAAGAAAGGGGGAAACTCTCAACTACCTGCTAACCTtataccctaatcctcgacctccacaccctcatatcaagggtcatgtcctcagtgatCTGGAGCCGCGCCATggcttgcctaatcacctctccccagtacttcttaggTCTGCCTCGACCTCTTATCAAACCCGCTTCTCATACCTCCTAACAGGAGCGTCAACGCTTCTTCTCTTAACATGCCCGAATCATCTCAGCCtcgactcccgcatcttgtcctcgaTGGAGGCCACTCCCACtttgtcccgaataacttcattcctaatcttatgcCTCCTGGCacacccacacatccatctcaacattctcatttctgctactttcatcttctgcacatgggagttcttgactgaCCAACACTCCGCCCCATACAACAGGGTTGGTCGAATCACCACTCTG
The sequence above is drawn from the Nicotiana tabacum cultivar K326 chromosome 13, ASM71507v2, whole genome shotgun sequence genome and encodes:
- the LOC107828643 gene encoding uncharacterized protein LOC107828643, translated to MAMYIRVKRNRTTYFIQCDPTETILQIKEKLYNLIDQPVNDQRLILMPAGDVLEDSKSLADQKVENDAVVALTLRKDDNAFEDVNIVRPNDFYQSHDSEGGANW